In Amycolatopsis sp. EV170708-02-1, the following are encoded in one genomic region:
- a CDS encoding helix-turn-helix domain-containing protein: MVFDSERFDLQPYTGFDMSRYVRRTYCSWEDSGWESLLVQRFEHVPVAEDMRLPAVADLHLVLPLSGRAVMETRGDGRWSRHEWGRLELAVPGRPLRRRYRGDESMRSLQVHIPGTTVESVAARLGGRAVDHEAMAASVAGGDPLLDELVRAVGNAREDDDLYAESAAAFLTVHLLTRHARKPGPPSAGREDDRVRAAVAVMRDRLADPLSVAEIAGGVHLSVYHFIRVFKEKTGETPHRFLGRLRIEEARRLLRSTDLPIAAIAGRCGFATPGALSAAFLKHTGSRPSEYRNS; the protein is encoded by the coding sequence GTGGTGTTCGATTCCGAGCGATTCGACCTTCAGCCCTACACCGGTTTCGACATGTCCCGCTATGTCCGGCGGACCTATTGCAGCTGGGAGGATTCCGGCTGGGAGTCGCTGCTCGTCCAGCGGTTCGAGCACGTTCCCGTGGCGGAGGACATGCGGCTGCCCGCCGTCGCGGATCTGCATCTCGTCCTGCCGCTTTCCGGGCGGGCGGTGATGGAGACCCGCGGCGACGGCCGCTGGAGCCGGCACGAATGGGGACGGCTCGAACTCGCCGTTCCCGGCAGGCCCCTGCGGCGTCGCTATCGCGGGGACGAATCGATGCGCAGCCTGCAGGTGCACATCCCGGGCACCACGGTGGAATCGGTCGCCGCGCGGCTGGGCGGCCGCGCGGTGGACCACGAGGCGATGGCGGCGTCCGTCGCCGGGGGAGATCCGCTGCTCGACGAGCTGGTCCGGGCGGTCGGGAACGCGAGGGAGGACGACGACCTCTACGCCGAATCCGCGGCCGCCTTCCTCACCGTGCACCTGCTCACCCGCCACGCGCGGAAGCCGGGCCCGCCGAGCGCGGGCCGGGAGGACGACCGTGTCCGCGCCGCCGTCGCGGTGATGCGTGACCGGCTGGCCGATCCGCTCAGCGTCGCCGAAATCGCGGGCGGAGTACATCTGAGCGTCTATCACTTCATCCGGGTCTTCAAGGAGAAGACCGGCGAGACACCACACCGTTTCCTCGGCAGGCTCCGGATCGAGGAGGCGCGAAGGTTGTTGCGGAGCACCGATCTCCCGATCGCCGCCATCGCGGGAAGGTGCGGGTTCGCCACTCCCGGCGCCCTGTCGGCCGCTTTCCTGAAGCACACCGGATCGCGGCCCTCGGAATACCGCAATTCCTGA
- a CDS encoding LLM class flavin-dependent oxidoreductase, with protein MGYEILGTPQAPTFGLDTFGDVANGADGQPVSQAEAIREVVAEGVLADQVGVDYFGVGEHHRAEMAVSSPDVVLAAIAGRTERIRLGTAVTVLSSDDPVRVYERFATLDAVSRGRAEVTLGRGSFTESFPLFGYSLEDYEALFAEKLDLFTHLQEEKPVDWSGTFRPALEGAQAFPVTESGSLPAWVGVGGTPQSVVRAAAYGLPLVMAVIGGSPERFTPLADLYRRALKEAGHQELPISMHSPGHIAETDELAVSQHFSHHQAAFAKIGAERGWGPMSRADYDAMAGPRGALFVGSPETVAQKIAWAVRTLGLSRFQLKYSVGALPHEQRLNSIRLYGEQVVPRVKELLG; from the coding sequence ATGGGTTACGAGATCCTGGGCACCCCGCAGGCGCCGACTTTCGGCTTGGACACCTTCGGCGACGTCGCGAACGGCGCCGACGGCCAGCCGGTGAGCCAGGCCGAGGCCATCCGCGAGGTCGTGGCCGAGGGCGTCCTCGCCGACCAGGTGGGCGTGGACTACTTCGGCGTCGGCGAACACCACCGCGCGGAGATGGCGGTGTCCTCGCCGGACGTCGTGCTGGCGGCGATCGCCGGCCGGACCGAGCGGATCCGCCTGGGCACGGCGGTCACGGTGCTCAGCTCGGACGACCCGGTGCGGGTGTACGAGCGGTTCGCCACGCTGGACGCGGTTTCCCGGGGACGCGCGGAGGTCACGCTCGGCCGGGGCTCGTTCACCGAGTCGTTCCCGCTGTTCGGCTACTCGCTGGAAGACTACGAAGCGCTGTTCGCCGAGAAGCTCGATCTGTTCACGCATCTCCAAGAGGAGAAGCCGGTCGACTGGTCCGGGACCTTCCGTCCGGCCCTCGAAGGCGCGCAGGCCTTCCCGGTCACCGAATCGGGCAGCCTGCCCGCGTGGGTCGGGGTCGGCGGTACGCCGCAGTCGGTGGTCCGCGCGGCGGCGTACGGCTTGCCGCTGGTGATGGCGGTGATCGGCGGGTCCCCGGAGCGGTTCACCCCGCTCGCCGACCTGTACCGGCGCGCGCTGAAGGAGGCGGGCCACCAGGAGCTGCCGATCTCGATGCACAGCCCCGGCCACATCGCGGAGACGGACGAACTGGCCGTCTCCCAGCATTTCTCGCACCATCAGGCCGCTTTCGCCAAGATCGGCGCCGAACGGGGCTGGGGTCCGATGTCCCGGGCCGACTACGACGCCATGGCCGGTCCGCGCGGCGCGCTGTTCGTCGGCTCTCCCGAGACCGTCGCGCAGAAGATCGCCTGGGCGGTGCGGACCCTGGGCCTGTCGCGGTTCCAGCTCAAGTACAGCGTCGGCGCGCTTCCGCACGAGCAGCGTCTGAACTCCATCCGGCTCTACGGCGAGCAGGTCGTCCCACGCGTGAAGGAACTCCTCGGCTAG
- a CDS encoding SecDF P1 head subdomain-containing protein produces the protein MRNILVAIALVLLGVTGCQSGVSGQAEPEGDSFAIKDGSRLRFRPVLAELPSGPATGAASDRQSTDPAGQQAAAAALDCSEGPDPLDGRDDPALPLVSCDRVQGTKYLLGPAFLTGADLSRASAHLDTQSGGPLVGLSFTDAGARTWGEWTAANVGKQVAMVLKSRVLTAPTIQSAITGGQTQITGKFTMDDARRLARDIAGG, from the coding sequence GTGCGGAACATCCTCGTAGCGATCGCCCTCGTCCTGCTCGGTGTCACCGGTTGCCAGAGCGGGGTTTCCGGCCAAGCCGAGCCCGAAGGCGACAGTTTCGCGATCAAGGACGGGTCGCGGCTGCGGTTCCGCCCGGTACTGGCGGAGCTCCCGTCCGGACCGGCGACGGGCGCGGCGAGCGACCGCCAGAGCACGGATCCCGCCGGACAGCAGGCCGCCGCGGCGGCGCTGGACTGCTCGGAGGGACCGGATCCGCTGGACGGCCGCGACGACCCGGCGCTCCCGCTGGTCAGCTGCGACCGTGTGCAGGGCACGAAATACCTGCTCGGCCCGGCATTCCTCACCGGAGCCGACCTCAGCCGGGCGAGCGCTCACCTCGACACCCAGTCCGGGGGCCCGCTCGTCGGGCTCAGTTTCACCGACGCGGGCGCGCGTACGTGGGGGGAGTGGACGGCGGCGAACGTCGGCAAGCAGGTCGCGATGGTGCTGAAGAGCCGGGTGCTGACCGCGCCGACGATCCAGTCGGCCATCACCGGCGGGCAAACCCAGATCACCGGCAAGTTCACCATGGACGACGCCCGTCGGCTGGCGCGCGACATCGCCGGCGGCTGA
- a CDS encoding YbhB/YbcL family Raf kinase inhibitor-like protein produces the protein MISVNDPFARLPEVASFAVTSTSVADGAAWAPEQLAGKDVSPQLSWSGAPRGTKSYAVTVYDPDAPTGSGFWHWAVADIPAGVTELPEGAGDDTGSGLPEGAFQLPNDARLARFLGAAPPAGHGAHRYFVVVHALDVASLGVPADCTPAYLGFTMASHVLARAVLIATAETPGPERIEVSRLIPAPADEIFAVLSDPRGHVDIDASGMLIDAEGDPVEQAGDRFVVHMDREALGDVPLGKYDVEVVITTLAPGEEIAWTVEGRIRPHARHIYGYRLEPAEGGTLVTSYYDWSEVGEEWKERITFPVVPESALKATLGILERTVRRRGVSPTRGR, from the coding sequence ATGATCTCCGTCAATGACCCGTTCGCCCGCCTGCCCGAGGTGGCCTCCTTCGCCGTCACCAGTACGTCTGTCGCCGACGGCGCCGCATGGGCGCCTGAACAGCTGGCCGGGAAGGACGTCTCGCCGCAGCTGAGCTGGAGCGGCGCTCCGCGCGGCACCAAGAGCTACGCCGTCACCGTGTACGACCCCGACGCGCCGACCGGTTCCGGTTTCTGGCACTGGGCGGTCGCCGACATCCCCGCCGGGGTCACCGAGCTGCCCGAAGGCGCCGGCGACGACACTGGTTCCGGACTCCCCGAAGGTGCCTTCCAGCTGCCGAACGATGCCCGCCTCGCCCGCTTTCTCGGTGCCGCGCCGCCCGCCGGGCACGGGGCGCATCGCTACTTCGTCGTGGTGCACGCCCTCGACGTCGCGTCGCTCGGCGTCCCGGCCGACTGCACACCCGCCTACCTCGGTTTCACCATGGCCTCGCACGTGCTCGCTCGCGCGGTCCTGATCGCCACGGCGGAAACCCCGGGCCCCGAACGCATCGAGGTCTCCCGGCTCATCCCCGCCCCCGCCGACGAGATCTTCGCGGTCTTGAGCGATCCGCGGGGGCATGTCGACATCGACGCCTCGGGAATGCTCATCGACGCGGAAGGAGATCCGGTCGAGCAGGCGGGTGACCGGTTCGTGGTCCACATGGACCGGGAGGCGCTCGGAGACGTGCCCTTGGGCAAATACGACGTCGAGGTCGTCATCACCACGCTCGCTCCGGGCGAGGAGATCGCCTGGACCGTCGAAGGCCGGATCAGGCCGCATGCCCGGCACATCTACGGCTACCGGCTGGAGCCCGCCGAGGGCGGCACGCTCGTCACGTCGTACTACGACTGGTCGGAAGTGGGCGAGGAGTGGAAGGAGCGCATCACCTTCCCCGTGGTCCCCGAGTCCGCGCTCAAGGCCACGCTCGGGATTCTCGAGCGGACTGTGCGGCGTCGGGGCGTTTCGCCCACGCGCGGACGCTGA
- a CDS encoding GntR family transcriptional regulator, translating into MLSEQVYTRLRDAIMRGDHAPGAALKPQDLAKEHGVSLAVVREALVRVVGDGLADRLPNRGFAVPAFSDRRWQEITEARRTIEPLVLRLSVERGDLDWEARVRAAHHRLSRTPPFVPEEGEYISGAWSEAHRVFHRTLLDGCGNPVLLETFDRMWTASELARRWAAHRAPGRDHLAEHRLLEETALARDADAAAEALTRHLTLTAAALAGKSPGPT; encoded by the coding sequence ATGCTCTCCGAGCAGGTGTACACGCGCCTGCGGGACGCGATCATGCGCGGCGACCACGCCCCCGGCGCCGCACTCAAACCGCAGGACCTCGCCAAGGAACACGGCGTGAGCCTGGCGGTCGTCCGGGAGGCACTCGTCCGTGTGGTCGGCGACGGCCTCGCCGACAGGCTCCCCAACCGCGGCTTCGCCGTCCCCGCCTTCTCCGACCGGCGCTGGCAGGAGATCACGGAAGCCCGCCGGACGATCGAGCCGCTCGTCCTGCGCCTCTCCGTCGAACGCGGCGACCTCGACTGGGAGGCCCGCGTCCGCGCCGCCCATCACCGGCTGAGCCGGACGCCGCCGTTCGTTCCCGAAGAAGGCGAATACATCAGCGGCGCGTGGTCCGAAGCTCATCGCGTCTTCCATCGCACCCTGCTGGACGGCTGCGGAAACCCCGTCCTGCTGGAGACGTTCGACCGGATGTGGACCGCGAGCGAACTGGCCCGGCGCTGGGCTGCGCACCGCGCTCCCGGCCGCGATCATCTCGCCGAACACCGCCTGCTGGAGGAAACGGCGCTCGCTCGTGACGCCGACGCGGCGGCCGAGGCGCTGACCCGGCATCTCACGCTGACCGCTGCGGCCTTGGCCGGAAAATCACCCGGACCGACCTAG
- a CDS encoding beta-N-acetylglucosaminidase domain-containing protein codes for MTLLVTAVAVAVPAPASAAPAPPLAQVWPTPQQVTPRSGQVTIPRTVVEIVGAGTDPSALAVVDQVLRSAGASTIVKITDNDQAAVDRERGNGGLVVFVGGPTESRATALALAALRLKGPEGLSPGGYVLAADRGVIALSGVDTSGTFYAAQSFRQLFASGRSGAFGIRDWPAAPLRGVIEGFYGAPWSHADRLAQLDFYGRTKQNMYVYSPKDDPFLRARWRDQYPPEQLALLSHLVNRADANHVEFTYALSPGLSVCYSSDADKTALVTKFQSLWDIGVRSFAIPLDDISYTRWNCDADAAKFGTGGAAAGAAQSFLLNRVQQEFIATHPGVERLQTVPTEYYDLADSPYKTALRTQLDKAVIVEWTGVGVIAGQITEKQAKQAKEVFGHDILIWDNYPVNDYITERLLLGPYIGREPGVAKYLSGITANPMVQAEASKIAEFTSGDFLWNPDRYDPDKSWLAAIADLGGPAAPALKVFAENNYSSLLVRLETGKPDLDSPVLRPLLAAFWSALEKKDPWDAAAKLDRYLTSMAADPEDLRRGMASNPKFLAEVGPWLDQVGLYGQAGRHAVRMLLAQVDGDGAKAWAERAELVAALKRAQAIRVPTSRGPRNPSTCTGVCVPFLNSALATADRWFGLPGIRPQPTTSLGTYTDNVPARMVDGDPETYYWSDWAPRIGATIGVDLGSPQRVSHVDILMGKPTSPDDYVRDGVLEYSTDGTRWTTVKTVTEPVISADLPEGAEARFVRVRTTGAQTFWVVVREFTVSTPDSPKYTVTGTPAGSNLAAAADNNADSLYTAASAPMTGDALVVSAAAPKPLTKVVVLAADAGAGADVQIADPAGGWRTIGRMSGGYTELPAEGVVTDKVRLLWSPGGTAPKIAEVVPVSPRRL; via the coding sequence GTGACGCTGCTCGTGACCGCGGTGGCCGTGGCCGTCCCGGCTCCGGCGAGTGCGGCGCCCGCCCCGCCCTTGGCGCAGGTATGGCCGACACCTCAGCAGGTGACGCCGCGATCCGGCCAGGTGACCATCCCGCGCACCGTCGTCGAAATCGTCGGAGCGGGTACCGATCCGTCCGCGCTCGCCGTCGTCGACCAGGTTCTCCGCTCGGCGGGCGCGAGCACGATCGTCAAGATCACCGACAACGACCAGGCCGCCGTCGACCGGGAACGCGGCAACGGCGGCCTCGTCGTCTTCGTCGGCGGGCCCACCGAAAGCAGGGCGACCGCACTGGCGCTCGCCGCGCTACGCCTCAAAGGGCCGGAGGGCCTGTCCCCCGGCGGATACGTCCTCGCCGCCGACCGCGGCGTGATCGCACTGTCCGGTGTGGACACTTCGGGGACGTTTTACGCCGCGCAGTCGTTCCGGCAGCTGTTCGCTTCCGGGAGGAGCGGCGCGTTCGGTATCCGCGACTGGCCCGCGGCCCCGCTGCGCGGCGTGATCGAGGGCTTCTACGGCGCGCCGTGGTCCCACGCCGATCGGCTGGCACAGCTGGACTTCTACGGCCGCACCAAGCAGAACATGTACGTCTACTCCCCCAAGGACGATCCGTTCCTGCGCGCCCGCTGGCGCGACCAGTACCCGCCCGAACAGCTCGCGCTGCTCTCGCATCTGGTGAACCGCGCCGACGCGAACCACGTCGAGTTCACCTATGCCCTCTCCCCCGGCCTCTCCGTGTGCTACTCCTCCGACGCCGACAAGACCGCGCTGGTCACCAAGTTCCAGTCCCTGTGGGACATCGGGGTGCGGTCGTTCGCGATCCCGCTCGACGACATCTCCTACACCCGCTGGAACTGCGACGCCGACGCCGCGAAGTTCGGCACCGGTGGCGCGGCCGCGGGTGCGGCGCAGTCGTTCCTGCTCAACCGCGTTCAGCAGGAGTTCATCGCGACGCATCCCGGTGTCGAGCGGCTGCAGACCGTTCCCACCGAGTACTACGACCTCGCCGACTCGCCGTACAAGACCGCACTGCGCACTCAGCTCGACAAGGCCGTGATCGTGGAGTGGACCGGCGTCGGCGTGATCGCCGGGCAGATCACCGAAAAACAGGCCAAGCAGGCGAAAGAGGTCTTCGGGCACGACATCCTGATCTGGGACAACTACCCGGTCAACGACTACATCACCGAACGGCTGCTGCTCGGCCCGTACATCGGCCGCGAGCCGGGTGTCGCGAAATACCTCTCCGGGATCACGGCGAACCCGATGGTGCAGGCCGAGGCGTCCAAGATCGCCGAGTTCACCTCCGGCGACTTCCTGTGGAACCCCGACCGGTACGACCCCGACAAGTCCTGGCTCGCCGCCATCGCCGACCTCGGCGGACCCGCCGCACCCGCGCTGAAGGTGTTCGCGGAGAACAACTATTCGAGTCTGCTCGTCCGCCTCGAAACCGGGAAACCGGACTTGGATTCACCGGTGCTGCGGCCACTGCTCGCCGCCTTCTGGTCCGCGCTGGAGAAGAAGGACCCGTGGGACGCGGCGGCGAAACTGGATCGCTACCTGACCTCGATGGCCGCCGACCCCGAGGATCTGCGACGCGGGATGGCCTCGAATCCGAAATTCCTCGCCGAGGTCGGGCCGTGGCTCGACCAGGTCGGGCTCTACGGTCAGGCCGGCAGGCACGCGGTGCGGATGCTGCTGGCCCAGGTCGACGGTGACGGCGCGAAGGCCTGGGCGGAACGCGCCGAGCTGGTCGCCGCGCTCAAGCGGGCGCAGGCGATCCGCGTGCCGACTTCGCGGGGCCCGCGCAACCCGAGCACCTGCACGGGGGTCTGCGTGCCGTTCCTGAACAGCGCGCTGGCCACGGCCGACCGCTGGTTCGGCCTGCCCGGGATCCGGCCCCAGCCGACGACGTCGCTCGGCACCTACACCGACAACGTTCCCGCCCGGATGGTCGACGGCGATCCCGAGACCTACTACTGGAGCGACTGGGCACCCCGGATCGGCGCCACCATCGGGGTCGATCTCGGTTCCCCGCAACGGGTGTCCCATGTGGACATCCTGATGGGGAAGCCGACCAGCCCGGACGACTACGTCCGCGACGGCGTCCTCGAATATTCCACCGACGGCACCCGGTGGACGACGGTGAAGACGGTCACCGAGCCGGTGATCTCGGCCGATCTCCCCGAGGGCGCCGAGGCACGGTTCGTCCGCGTGCGCACGACCGGCGCCCAGACCTTCTGGGTCGTGGTCCGGGAATTCACCGTGTCCACACCGGACAGTCCGAAGTACACCGTCACCGGCACGCCGGCAGGCTCGAACCTGGCCGCGGCGGCGGACAACAACGCCGATTCGCTGTACACGGCGGCATCGGCGCCCATGACGGGCGACGCGCTCGTCGTCTCGGCCGCCGCGCCGAAGCCGCTGACCAAGGTCGTCGTCCTGGCGGCGGACGCCGGTGCGGGCGCCGACGTCCAGATCGCGGACCCGGCGGGTGGTTGGCGGACGATCGGCCGGATGTCGGGCGGCTACACGGAACTGCCCGCCGAGGGCGTCGTGACCGACAAGGTCCGGCTCCTCTGGTCGCCGGGAGGCACGGCACCGAAGATCGCGGAGGTCGTCCCGGTCAGTCCACGGCGACTGTGA
- a CDS encoding choice-of-anchor B family protein — translation MKLVRMMGLAVVTASALVLSMTAASAHDPETAEGQAAARTFLADHVPAERHAVTGTAAGVPCVNGKADKYPCKNVDLLSVLPLSGLGGGNGNDIWGWTDPSSGKEYAIVGRTNGTAFVDLSVPTSPKFLGNLPSNGGSSSWRDMKVYKNHAFIVADFITGHGMQVFDLTRLRTVTTPQTFTADALYKEFGPAHNIAINEETGFAYAIGSNTCSGGPHIVNIQNPKAPAKAGCVSQDGYTHDTQCVVYRGPDAAYSGREICFNANEDTLTIVDVTDKARPIQISRKGYSGAQYSHQGWLTGDQRYFLLDDELDESRGTDKRTKTYVWDLAKLSAPVHTGVYSSPATAIDHNQYIKGQYSYQANYQAGLRILDVSGVASAKLSEVGYFDIYPAGDAANFNGAWSNYPYFSSGIVIVNGIEQGLVVVKPNLGGK, via the coding sequence ATGAAACTCGTGCGAATGATGGGGTTGGCCGTGGTGACGGCCTCCGCGTTGGTGTTGTCGATGACCGCGGCGTCCGCGCACGATCCCGAAACGGCGGAAGGACAGGCGGCGGCCCGGACCTTCCTGGCCGACCACGTCCCGGCCGAGCGGCACGCCGTCACCGGCACCGCGGCGGGGGTCCCGTGCGTCAACGGCAAGGCCGACAAATACCCGTGCAAGAACGTCGACCTGCTCAGCGTGCTCCCCCTCTCCGGCCTCGGTGGCGGCAACGGCAACGACATCTGGGGCTGGACCGATCCCTCGTCCGGCAAGGAATACGCCATCGTCGGGCGGACCAACGGCACCGCGTTCGTCGACCTGAGCGTCCCGACCTCGCCGAAGTTCCTCGGCAACCTGCCCTCCAACGGCGGCAGCAGTTCGTGGCGGGACATGAAGGTGTACAAGAACCACGCGTTCATCGTGGCCGACTTCATCACCGGGCACGGGATGCAGGTGTTCGACCTGACCAGGCTGCGCACGGTCACCACACCGCAGACCTTCACGGCCGACGCGCTGTACAAGGAATTCGGCCCCGCGCACAACATCGCGATCAACGAGGAGACCGGGTTCGCCTACGCCATCGGCTCCAACACCTGCAGCGGCGGACCGCATATCGTCAACATCCAGAACCCGAAGGCCCCGGCCAAGGCGGGCTGCGTTTCGCAGGACGGCTACACCCACGACACGCAATGCGTCGTCTACCGCGGACCGGACGCGGCCTACAGCGGCAGGGAAATCTGCTTCAACGCCAACGAGGACACGCTGACCATCGTCGACGTCACCGACAAGGCCAGGCCGATCCAGATCTCGCGCAAGGGCTATTCGGGCGCGCAGTACTCGCACCAGGGCTGGCTGACCGGCGACCAGCGCTACTTCCTGCTCGACGACGAGCTGGACGAGTCGCGCGGCACCGACAAGCGCACCAAGACCTACGTCTGGGACCTGGCCAAACTGTCCGCCCCCGTGCACACCGGCGTCTACAGTTCGCCCGCCACCGCGATCGACCACAACCAGTACATCAAGGGCCAGTACTCCTACCAGGCGAACTACCAGGCCGGTCTGCGGATCCTGGACGTCAGCGGGGTCGCTTCGGCGAAGTTGTCCGAGGTCGGCTACTTCGACATCTACCCGGCGGGTGACGCGGCGAACTTCAACGGCGCGTGGAGCAACTACCCGTACTTCTCCAGCGGCATCGTCATCGTCAACGGCATCGAACAGGGCTTGGTCGTGGTGAAGCCGAACCTCGGCGGCAAGTGA
- a CDS encoding epoxide hydrolase family protein: MPDVEPFTIRVPDRELADLHARLARVRLPEPETVPDATQGIELDRLTALLQAWREHDWRAREIHWNTLPHHRARIDGLDIGFWHVRSAERTALPLILTHGWPGSILEFEKVIRPLTDPVSASDAFHVVVPSLPGFGFSERPRARGWHPGRTARAWAGLMSALGYRRFGAHGGDWGACVSTELARLVPERVTGLHLTMPSASPLPEDRTAPSADERRMLDRRDLHLADGYGFGMLMGTRPQTLGYSLLDSPAGLAAWLGEKFAAYADDRPEAGGGVSVADQVDNIALYWLTGTGASSARWYWEAMRWVPRGAEEENARPVTVPTAVSQFPADPWPTARRWAERRYRNLYRWTELDRGGHFPGLEQPDLLVSEIRQAFRDLR, encoded by the coding sequence GTGCCCGATGTCGAACCCTTCACCATCCGTGTGCCCGACCGCGAACTGGCCGACCTCCACGCTCGCCTGGCCAGGGTCCGCCTGCCCGAACCCGAGACGGTTCCCGACGCGACGCAGGGAATCGAGCTGGACCGGTTGACGGCGTTGCTCCAGGCGTGGCGGGAGCACGACTGGAGGGCAAGGGAAATCCACTGGAACACGCTGCCTCATCACCGGGCCCGGATCGACGGTCTGGACATCGGGTTCTGGCACGTCCGCTCGGCCGAGCGCACGGCGCTCCCGCTGATCCTGACCCACGGCTGGCCGGGCTCGATCCTCGAGTTCGAGAAGGTGATCAGGCCGCTCACCGATCCGGTTTCCGCGAGCGACGCCTTCCACGTGGTCGTGCCTTCGTTGCCGGGCTTCGGTTTCAGCGAGCGGCCGCGTGCGCGCGGCTGGCATCCGGGGCGGACGGCGCGGGCTTGGGCCGGCTTGATGTCCGCGCTCGGCTACCGGCGGTTCGGGGCCCATGGCGGCGATTGGGGTGCCTGCGTGAGCACGGAACTCGCGCGGCTCGTGCCCGAGCGGGTCACGGGGCTGCATTTGACGATGCCGTCGGCGTCGCCGCTGCCGGAGGACCGGACGGCGCCGAGCGCGGACGAACGGCGCATGCTGGACCGGCGCGATCTGCACCTGGCCGACGGATACGGCTTCGGGATGCTCATGGGGACGCGCCCGCAGACCCTCGGATACTCCCTGCTCGATTCCCCGGCGGGGCTGGCCGCCTGGCTCGGCGAGAAGTTCGCCGCCTACGCCGACGACCGGCCCGAAGCCGGCGGCGGCGTGAGCGTGGCCGATCAGGTCGACAACATCGCGTTGTACTGGCTGACCGGCACCGGCGCTTCGAGCGCCCGCTGGTACTGGGAAGCGATGCGATGGGTGCCGCGCGGCGCGGAGGAGGAGAACGCGCGGCCGGTGACCGTGCCCACCGCGGTCTCGCAGTTCCCGGCCGATCCCTGGCCGACCGCGCGACGCTGGGCCGAGCGGCGTTACCGGAACCTGTACCGGTGGACGGAACTCGATCGCGGTGGTCACTTCCCCGGACTGGAACAGCCGGACCTCCTGGTGTCCGAAATCCGGCAAGCGTTCCGGGACCTTCGGTAA